A DNA window from Polyangiaceae bacterium contains the following coding sequences:
- a CDS encoding iron-containing alcohol dehydrogenase: protein MTISTWSFPTKIAFGAGAAATVAAECERLGLSRVLLVTDRGVVAAGLAAPVENSLKRAAVKVAVFDGISSNPTEAEIEAGAEAFRSADAEGLVALGGGSPLDAAKLVAVRARTDRSWEELDDAAGGGQFVPAVLPPVIALPTTSGTGSEVGRAAVLTVASSGRKTVVFHPSMLPRVAILDPELTKTMPASVTAATGFDALTHCAEAYMARGDHPMADAIAVAGVDLVAKHLPRALEEPADLDARGGMMKAAMMGAVAFQKGLGACHSLAHPLSSEHGLHHGLANALCLPAVIEFNEAEVLERVLHLSLLLGGDAEPGAAAARLRGLRQQWGLPGSLRAAGVADPDLDRLTALAMEDACHRDNPRPVSAQDMRALYQACI, encoded by the coding sequence ATGACCATCAGTACCTGGAGTTTTCCCACCAAGATCGCCTTTGGCGCGGGCGCCGCGGCGACCGTCGCTGCGGAATGCGAGCGCCTTGGGCTCTCGCGAGTATTGCTGGTGACCGATCGCGGTGTAGTGGCGGCTGGACTCGCTGCGCCCGTGGAGAACAGCTTGAAGCGTGCTGCGGTGAAGGTTGCTGTCTTCGATGGGATCTCCAGCAACCCGACGGAGGCGGAAATCGAGGCGGGGGCCGAGGCGTTCCGCAGTGCGGACGCCGAAGGGCTGGTCGCGCTCGGCGGCGGGTCGCCCCTCGATGCGGCCAAGCTCGTGGCGGTGCGGGCGCGTACGGATCGCTCCTGGGAAGAGCTGGACGATGCCGCCGGGGGAGGTCAGTTCGTCCCGGCAGTGCTGCCCCCGGTGATCGCGTTGCCGACGACGAGTGGGACCGGAAGCGAGGTAGGCCGCGCCGCCGTGCTCACCGTCGCTTCGTCAGGAAGGAAGACGGTGGTCTTCCATCCGTCGATGTTGCCTCGGGTGGCGATCCTCGATCCAGAGCTGACCAAGACCATGCCTGCGAGCGTGACAGCGGCCACGGGCTTCGACGCGCTGACTCACTGCGCGGAGGCCTACATGGCAAGAGGCGACCATCCCATGGCGGATGCCATCGCCGTTGCGGGTGTGGACTTGGTGGCGAAACACTTGCCCCGTGCCCTGGAAGAACCCGCAGATTTGGACGCTCGCGGAGGCATGATGAAAGCCGCGATGATGGGCGCCGTGGCGTTTCAGAAGGGGCTGGGAGCGTGTCACAGCCTCGCGCATCCGCTGTCCAGCGAGCACGGCCTGCATCACGGCCTTGCGAACGCGCTGTGTTTGCCCGCGGTCATCGAGTTCAACGAAGCAGAAGTGCTCGAGCGCGTGCTGCATCTCTCGCTGCTTCTGGGCGGAGACGCCGAGCCCGGTGCGGCAGCAGCGCGATTGCGAGGGTTGCGCCAGCAGTGGGGCCTACCCGGTTCCTTGCGCGCCGCTGGCGTTGCAGATCCCGATCTAGATCGGCTGACCGCCCTCGCGATGGAAGACGCGTGTCATCGTGACAATCCGCGTCCGGTCTCAGCCCAGGACATGCGCGCGCTCTATCAGGCCTGCATCTAG